A genomic region of Serinus canaria isolate serCan28SL12 chromosome 1A, serCan2020, whole genome shotgun sequence contains the following coding sequences:
- the NTF3 gene encoding neurotrophin-3, giving the protein MVTPTTILQVNKVMSILFYVIFLTYLRGIQSSNMDQRSLPEDSINSLIIKLIQADILKNKLSKQMVDIKENYQNTVQKTDTQQYIDREENVKSDFQPVISVDTDLLRQQRRYNSPRVLLSDNTPLEPPPLYLMEDYIGNSVVVNRTSRRKRYAEHRGHRGEYSVCDSESLWVTDKSSAIDIRGHQVTVLGEIKTGNSPVKQYFYETRCKEAKPVKNGCRGIDDKHWNSQCKTSQTYVRALTSENNKLVGWRWIRIDTSCVCALSRKIGRT; this is encoded by the coding sequence ATCTTACAGGTGAACAAGGTGATGTCCATCTTGTTTTATGTGATATTTCTCACTTACCTTCGTGGCATCCAATCTTCCAACATGGATCAAAGGAGTTTGCCAGAAGATTCGATAAATTCTCTTATTATTAAACTCATTCAggcagacattttaaaaaacaagcttTCTAAGCAGATGGTAGACATTAAGGAAAACTATCAAAACACGGTACAGAAAACAGACACTCAGCAATACAtagacagagaggaaaatgtgaaaTCAGACTTCCAGCCAGTTATCTCAGTGGATACAGATCTCTTGAGGCAGCAGAGACGCTACAACTCTCCCCGAGTCCTTCTGAGTGACAACACGCCGCTGGAGCCACCACCACTGTACCTCATGGAGGACTACATCGGGAATTCTGTGGTGGTGAACAGAACCTCCCGGCGGAAGAGGTATGCAGAGCACAGGGGCCACCGGGGTGAATACTCCGTTTGTGACAGTGAAAGCTTGTGGGTCACGGACAAATCCTCTGCCATTGACATCAGGGGACACCAGGTGACTGTTCTGGGAGAAATTAAAACGGGCAACTCTCCAGTTAAGCAATACTTTTATGAAACGAGGTGTAAAGAGGCCAAGCCTGTAAAAAACGGCTGCCGTGGCATTGATGACAAGCACTGGAACTCCCAATGCAAGACATCCCAAACTTATGTCAGAGCACTGACTTCAGAAAACAACAAACTGGTGGGCTGGAGGTGGATACGGATAGACACCTCCTGCGTGTGTGCCTTGTCCAGGAAAATAGGAAGAACATAG